One Tamlana carrageenivorans genomic region harbors:
- a CDS encoding TonB-dependent receptor, whose product MKFILTTCFILFSLVLFSQENYTISGTVKDFSNGELVFGASVFLEGTSNGSITNAYGFYSITAPQGSYNIVVSYLGYVTEKKAVILDENQNIIFELKEDTTALDEVVITAEESEKANIRDPQMSVAVIKSTTIKQIPAVLGEVDLVKSIQLLPGVTNNGEGSNGFNVRGGAVDQNLVLLDEAIIFNESHLFGFFSVFNADVVKDIKLYKGNIPANYGGRVSSVLDIRQKDGNSKGFELNGGIGLISSRLAAEGPMFKNKGSFILAGRSSYAHLFLKLANQDNTAYFYDFNAKGNYEVDQKNRLYLSGYFGRDVLNFDDSFSNSYGNSTFNLRWNHIFNDKLFSNLSFIYGTYNYQLQLGFIGLDWTSSINNFNTKYDLKYYLNNKTTIDFGLSSIYYNFNPGDVKPLDDESAINENILDKKRALETGIYGQIEHKFSDKFNVQVGLRISMFNRLGGQSISTYLNDQPVVYNDELGIYEEGERTGEIEYAKNDRIANFSNIEPRLGLAYQLNETSSVKLGFSRVAQYLHLLSNTANATPLDVWTPSGSFIDPQMANQYSAGYFKDLHGGRFSIESEVYYKTVDNRIDYIDGSNLIANNYIETQILQGQSRAYGLEFLFRKNKGKFTGWLAYTLSKSEQQTLGGSAGGPGINKGDWYNTPFDRTHDISVTGSYLLTKKWSLSGNFIFQTGRPVTYPVGQYEYEGLSIANYDSRNANRLPAYNRLDFGATYKPNRKPQAKWKGEWVFSLYNVYNRKNAASISFGQNLETGANEATRTAIFGIVPSVTYNFKF is encoded by the coding sequence ATGAAATTTATATTAACTACCTGTTTTATTTTATTCTCACTGGTATTATTTTCTCAAGAAAATTATACTATTAGTGGTACCGTAAAAGATTTTTCTAACGGTGAACTGGTGTTTGGTGCTTCGGTGTTTTTAGAGGGTACCTCTAACGGAAGCATTACAAACGCATATGGGTTTTATTCCATTACAGCGCCTCAAGGCTCCTATAATATTGTGGTGTCGTATTTAGGTTATGTTACCGAAAAGAAAGCGGTAATTTTAGATGAGAATCAGAATATAATTTTTGAACTTAAGGAAGACACGACAGCTTTAGATGAAGTGGTTATTACGGCAGAAGAATCTGAAAAAGCCAACATTAGAGATCCGCAAATGAGTGTAGCTGTTATAAAAAGTACGACCATAAAACAAATTCCTGCGGTTTTGGGTGAAGTCGATTTGGTGAAGTCCATTCAACTTCTTCCAGGGGTTACCAACAACGGCGAAGGTTCTAACGGATTTAATGTGAGAGGTGGTGCGGTCGATCAAAACTTAGTGCTGCTGGATGAAGCCATTATTTTTAATGAATCCCACTTATTTGGCTTCTTTTCGGTTTTCAATGCCGATGTGGTTAAGGATATCAAATTATATAAGGGAAATATTCCTGCTAATTATGGCGGTAGGGTTTCTTCTGTGCTTGATATTAGGCAAAAAGATGGGAATAGTAAGGGTTTTGAATTAAATGGTGGTATTGGCTTAATTTCGAGTAGATTGGCTGCCGAAGGCCCCATGTTTAAAAATAAGGGATCGTTTATTTTAGCTGGACGTTCATCCTATGCCCACTTGTTTTTAAAACTGGCGAATCAAGATAATACCGCTTATTTCTACGATTTTAATGCTAAAGGGAACTATGAGGTTGATCAAAAAAACCGCTTATATTTATCGGGGTATTTTGGGAGAGATGTTCTAAATTTCGATGATTCTTTTTCAAACTCCTATGGTAACAGTACCTTTAATTTGCGTTGGAATCATATTTTTAATGATAAACTTTTTTCTAATTTATCCTTCATTTATGGAACCTATAATTACCAATTACAACTTGGGTTTATTGGGTTAGATTGGACATCTAGTATTAACAATTTTAATACCAAGTACGATTTAAAATATTACCTAAATAATAAAACCACAATTGATTTTGGGTTAAGTTCTATTTATTACAATTTTAATCCAGGGGATGTTAAACCCTTAGATGATGAATCGGCTATTAATGAAAATATTTTAGATAAAAAACGTGCTTTAGAAACGGGTATTTACGGACAGATAGAGCATAAGTTTTCAGATAAATTTAATGTTCAAGTAGGGTTGAGAATTAGCATGTTTAATCGTTTGGGCGGACAATCTATTTCAACGTATTTAAACGATCAGCCTGTAGTTTATAATGATGAATTAGGTATTTATGAAGAAGGTGAAAGAACTGGTGAGATTGAATATGCTAAAAACGACCGTATTGCTAATTTCTCAAACATCGAACCGCGCTTAGGACTGGCTTATCAACTTAATGAAACTTCGTCTGTGAAACTTGGCTTTTCAAGAGTCGCCCAATACTTGCATTTATTATCTAATACAGCTAATGCTACACCTTTAGATGTTTGGACGCCAAGTGGCTCTTTTATCGATCCGCAAATGGCTAATCAATATTCTGCAGGATATTTTAAAGATTTGCATGGTGGCCGTTTCTCTATAGAATCTGAAGTGTATTATAAAACAGTTGATAACCGTATTGATTACATCGATGGTTCCAATTTAATTGCTAATAATTATATTGAAACGCAAATTTTACAAGGACAATCTCGCGCCTATGGTTTGGAATTTTTATTCCGAAAAAATAAAGGAAAATTTACGGGCTGGTTGGCCTATACCTTATCGAAATCTGAACAACAAACCCTTGGTGGATCGGCAGGCGGACCAGGGATTAACAAAGGTGATTGGTACAACACCCCATTTGATAGAACACATGATATTTCGGTAACAGGAAGTTACTTGTTAACCAAAAAGTGGAGTTTAAGTGGTAATTTTATCTTTCAAACCGGACGCCCCGTAACCTATCCCGTAGGGCAATATGAGTATGAAGGCTTGTCTATCGCCAATTACGATAGTAGGAATGCAAACCGTTTACCCGCCTATAACCGATTAGATTTTGGAGCGACCTATAAACCAAACCGTAAACCACAAGCCAAATGGAAAGGGGAGTGGGTGTTTAGTCTTTATAACGTGTATAATAGAAAGAATGCAGCATCCATATCCTTCGGTCAAAATCTTGAAACAGGCGCAAATGAGGCTACAAGAACAGCCATTTTTGGTATCGTACCATCGGTAACTTATAATTTTAAATTTTAA
- a CDS encoding OmpH family outer membrane protein → MKNIFYLVLLALVLTSCNQQKIGYIDNGIVINDFQEKIDIETKFQIKDQAFQKRADSIGKAFQAEVKEAQSVARKTPQKAQEIMGGLQQKQQRLQQQMQIEQQAITQEFQAQIDSVIVKVKDFVKDYGKKNGYTFVLGTSDAAASVLYGAEENDLTQTILEALNAEYKKE, encoded by the coding sequence ATGAAAAACATATTTTACCTCGTTTTACTTGCTCTAGTTTTAACATCTTGTAATCAACAAAAAATCGGTTACATTGATAATGGCATTGTTATAAACGATTTTCAAGAAAAGATCGATATTGAAACGAAGTTTCAAATTAAGGATCAAGCTTTTCAAAAGCGAGCAGATAGTATCGGAAAAGCATTTCAAGCTGAAGTAAAAGAAGCTCAATCTGTAGCAAGAAAAACACCTCAGAAAGCTCAGGAAATTATGGGTGGATTACAGCAAAAACAGCAAAGACTTCAACAGCAAATGCAAATTGAGCAGCAAGCCATTACCCAAGAGTTTCAAGCACAAATTGATTCTGTAATTGTTAAGGTAAAAGATTTTGTTAAGGATTACGGAAAGAAAAATGGTTATACTTTTGTTTTAGGAACTAGTGATGCAGCGGCTTCAGTACTTTATGGTGCAGAAGAAAATGATTTAACCCAAACCATTTTAGAAGCTTTAAACGCCGAATACAAAAAAGAATAA
- a CDS encoding class I SAM-dependent methyltransferase has protein sequence MTDDNALKVIDHSVSGEEFTLIKNSEFGFLETTPKPDPDKLPHYYESKDYISHTDSRRNLVEILYHMVRGKALKSKVKLINEYATDGKILLDIGCGTGDFLKVAKQNGWYGYGIEPNAHAREIANKKTNHGVFDTDELLKFKQHRFDVITLWHVLEHLPDLENQIEIYKKLLKPTGTLIIAVPNHKSYDAIYYQEFWAAYDAPRHLWHFCKTSMSALLTKHNLKVVDVLPMKFDAYYVSLLSEKYKKASFKLIRAFMTGFKSNLKAKRSKEASSLIFVVKNE, from the coding sequence GTGACAGACGACAACGCCTTAAAAGTTATTGACCATTCCGTTTCAGGAGAAGAGTTTACACTGATTAAAAATTCGGAATTTGGGTTTTTAGAAACCACGCCCAAGCCAGACCCAGATAAATTGCCACATTATTACGAGAGTAAAGACTATATTTCTCATACGGATTCTAGAAGGAATTTGGTTGAAATATTATATCATATGGTGCGTGGAAAGGCTCTTAAGAGTAAAGTTAAACTTATTAATGAGTATGCCACAGATGGTAAAATATTGTTAGATATAGGCTGTGGAACTGGGGATTTTTTAAAAGTAGCGAAACAAAATGGTTGGTATGGTTATGGTATAGAACCAAATGCTCATGCTCGCGAGATTGCAAATAAAAAAACCAACCACGGGGTTTTTGATACCGATGAGCTTCTTAAATTTAAACAACACCGATTTGATGTTATAACCCTCTGGCATGTTTTAGAGCATTTACCAGATTTAGAAAATCAAATAGAAATCTATAAAAAACTACTAAAACCTACTGGAACTTTAATTATTGCTGTTCCTAATCATAAAAGTTACGATGCGATTTATTATCAAGAATTTTGGGCTGCTTATGATGCACCTAGACATCTTTGGCATTTTTGTAAAACTTCAATGTCGGCATTATTAACAAAACATAATTTAAAAGTTGTAGATGTCCTTCCTATGAAATTTGATGCCTATTATGTGAGCTTGCTTTCAGAAAAATATAAAAAAGCAAGTTTCAAACTAATTCGTGCTTTTATGACGGGATTTAAATCAAATTTGAAAGCAAAACGATCAAAAGAAGCCTCTTCATTAATTTTTGTGGTTAAAAACGAATAA
- a CDS encoding DUF4249 domain-containing protein, whose protein sequence is MKKYIYTSLMAISGLFLSCTDVIEVEVPTADPRLVIEASLDWEKGSLGNVQMVKLSTTTPYFDSDQPNAVTNAVVSVTRLSTNDVYNFINQNDGTYTTTQFEPVFNENYALTVQYNNETYTATETLLPTTPITYINQSRSGGFLSDALELNVHFEDPEEEDNFYILRFLRQGDLYPELRDVSDEFLNGNEINIFYEKRDDDEGGEFKPGDVVDINLFNVSERYYKFIQLLNSQSGSGNPFAPTPVELRGNCVNITNPDNYPYGYFRVTETDKQDYIFIE, encoded by the coding sequence ATGAAAAAGTATATATACACGAGTTTAATGGCTATTTCAGGACTTTTCTTGTCCTGTACAGATGTTATTGAGGTAGAAGTACCAACGGCCGACCCAAGATTGGTTATAGAGGCTTCGTTAGATTGGGAAAAAGGCTCTCTAGGTAATGTTCAAATGGTTAAATTGAGTACCACAACACCTTATTTTGATTCCGACCAACCCAATGCGGTAACCAATGCCGTGGTTTCTGTAACACGATTAAGTACGAATGATGTTTATAATTTCATTAACCAAAATGATGGGACATATACTACCACCCAATTTGAGCCCGTTTTTAACGAAAATTATGCCCTAACAGTGCAGTATAATAACGAAACCTATACGGCCACTGAAACCTTGTTGCCTACAACGCCAATAACGTATATTAACCAGTCGCGAAGTGGTGGTTTTTTATCTGATGCTTTAGAGTTAAATGTCCATTTTGAAGATCCAGAAGAGGAAGATAATTTTTATATTTTGAGGTTCTTACGTCAAGGCGATTTGTATCCAGAATTAAGAGATGTCTCGGATGAATTTTTAAACGGAAATGAAATTAATATTTTTTATGAAAAACGTGATGATGATGAGGGCGGTGAATTTAAACCTGGTGATGTGGTTGATATTAATTTGTTTAATGTATCCGAGCGTTATTATAAATTTATCCAACTGTTAAATAGTCAATCAGGATCAGGAAACCCATTTGCCCCTACACCTGTAGAATTACGCGGAAACTGTGTTAATATTACAAACCCAGATAACTATCCTTATGGCTATTTTCGAGTGACGGAAACCGATAAACAAGATTATATTTTTATTGAATAA
- a CDS encoding SDR family NAD(P)-dependent oxidoreductase, which translates to MKNYLIIGGSSGIGKELVTLLENEGAHVIATFNQNKVKNRPHVKYIKLDVTVEPLNLEELPEEIHGLAYCPGSINLKPFKRFTDEDFMQDFQLQVLGATNIIKQILPRLKKSEKASILLFSTIAVQSGFSFHSQIAISKGAIEGLTRSLAAEFAPLIRVNAIAPSITNTALASRFLNTPEKLNLQAQRNPLKRIGKANDVAEAALFLITPKSSWITGQIFHVDGGDSKIKQ; encoded by the coding sequence ATGAAAAACTATTTAATAATTGGCGGATCATCTGGTATTGGAAAGGAATTAGTAACACTACTCGAGAATGAAGGAGCCCATGTTATTGCTACGTTTAACCAAAATAAAGTTAAAAATAGACCGCATGTAAAGTATATCAAATTAGATGTTACAGTAGAACCATTAAATCTTGAAGAACTACCTGAAGAAATTCATGGATTAGCTTATTGTCCTGGGAGTATAAACTTAAAACCATTCAAACGTTTTACTGACGAAGACTTTATGCAAGATTTTCAATTACAAGTTCTAGGAGCAACTAACATTATCAAGCAAATATTACCAAGGCTTAAAAAGAGCGAGAAGGCCTCAATTTTGCTATTCTCAACTATAGCAGTACAATCCGGGTTTAGCTTCCATTCACAGATAGCCATATCCAAAGGTGCCATCGAAGGATTAACCAGATCTTTAGCTGCCGAATTCGCGCCTTTAATAAGAGTTAATGCCATAGCGCCTTCAATAACAAATACAGCCCTTGCCAGTAGGTTTCTTAACACCCCAGAAAAGTTGAATTTACAAGCGCAAAGAAATCCGTTAAAGCGCATAGGAAAAGCAAATGATGTTGCTGAAGCCGCATTATTCCTAATTACTCCAAAATCATCATGGATCACTGGCCAAATTTTTCACGTTGATGGTGGAGATTCAAAAATAAAACAATAG
- a CDS encoding DoxX family protein: MQTILNYSAELLILSFLSITFIMSFYDKVSDWKGQILFLKQYFSKTFLVNLIPPILVFVVLLEALIVVFSVLGIYQLITFQVKLYAHITCLLSCILLLIFLLGQRIAKDFDGARNITIYFIVAVFGAYLLQ; the protein is encoded by the coding sequence ATGCAAACCATTTTAAACTATAGCGCCGAACTCCTCATTTTAAGCTTTTTAAGCATCACTTTTATCATGAGTTTTTACGATAAGGTGAGTGATTGGAAAGGTCAGATTTTATTCTTAAAACAATATTTTTCAAAAACCTTTTTAGTCAATCTCATACCTCCTATTTTAGTTTTTGTTGTGCTTTTAGAAGCTTTAATCGTTGTATTTTCTGTTTTGGGTATTTACCAACTTATAACCTTTCAAGTCAAACTATATGCGCATATAACTTGCCTACTATCGTGTATATTGCTTTTAATCTTCCTATTGGGCCAGCGCATCGCAAAAGACTTCGACGGCGCTAGGAACATCACAATTTATTTTATAGTTGCTGTTTTTGGAGCGTATTTGCTTCAGTGA
- the mnmG gene encoding tRNA uridine-5-carboxymethylaminomethyl(34) synthesis enzyme MnmG, which yields MFNEVYDVIVVGAGHAGSEAAAAAANMGSKTLLVTMNLQNIAQMSCNPAMGGIAKGQIVREIDALGGYSGIVSDTSAIQFKMLNKSKGPAMWSPRVQSDRMRFAEDWRMLLEGTPNLDFYQEMVAGLLIENGRVSGVKTSLGVSIKAKSVVLTNGTFLNGLIHIGDKNFGGGRAGEKAATGITEQLVELGFESGRMKTGTPPRVDGRSLDYSKMTEQPGDDNPEKFSFLDITKPLVEQRSCYMTYTSEQVHDLLREGFDRSPMFNGRIKSLGPRYCPSIEDKINRFADKDRHQLFIEPEGWHTCEVYVNGFSTSLPEDVQFKALRSVVGFENVKFFRPGYAIEYDYFPPTQLKHTLETKLVEGLYFAGQINGTTGYEEAASQGLMAGINASLKVQEREAFTLKRDEAYIGVLIDDLITKGTEEPYRMFTSRAEYRTLLRQDNADFRLTPKGFELGLASEKRLKRMEEKHEAAEKFVDFFEKTSVKPEVINPILESKSSSPVKQSGKLFKVFARPNIEMDDLRKVDSVEVYIQENNLDREIIEQAEIQVKYAGYIAKEKNNADKLSRLEYVKIPANFDYSQIKSMSFEAREKLKKIQPTTVSQASRISGVSPNDISVLLVYMGR from the coding sequence ATGTTTAATGAAGTTTATGATGTTATCGTTGTAGGTGCTGGGCACGCAGGAAGTGAAGCGGCGGCCGCAGCGGCTAACATGGGTAGTAAAACCTTGTTAGTTACCATGAACCTGCAAAACATCGCTCAGATGTCTTGTAATCCCGCTATGGGAGGAATTGCTAAGGGGCAAATTGTTCGTGAGATTGATGCTTTAGGTGGTTACAGCGGTATTGTGTCTGATACATCGGCTATTCAATTTAAGATGCTTAATAAATCTAAAGGACCTGCGATGTGGAGTCCGAGGGTTCAAAGTGACCGTATGCGATTTGCTGAAGATTGGCGTATGCTTTTAGAGGGTACTCCTAATTTAGATTTTTATCAAGAAATGGTTGCTGGTTTGTTAATTGAAAACGGACGTGTATCCGGAGTAAAAACTTCGCTAGGTGTTTCTATAAAGGCCAAATCTGTGGTACTTACTAATGGAACTTTTCTAAATGGTTTAATTCATATTGGTGATAAAAATTTTGGTGGAGGTAGAGCAGGGGAAAAAGCTGCAACCGGTATTACCGAACAACTGGTAGAATTAGGTTTCGAATCTGGTAGAATGAAAACTGGAACACCTCCAAGAGTTGACGGACGAAGTTTAGATTATTCTAAAATGACCGAACAACCTGGTGATGATAATCCTGAAAAATTTTCATTTTTAGACATAACGAAACCTCTTGTAGAACAGCGTTCTTGTTACATGACTTATACTAGCGAACAAGTTCATGATTTGTTACGTGAGGGGTTTGATCGTTCGCCTATGTTTAACGGTCGAATTAAAAGTTTGGGTCCACGTTATTGTCCGTCTATCGAAGATAAAATAAATCGTTTTGCAGATAAGGACAGGCATCAATTATTTATCGAACCTGAAGGCTGGCATACCTGTGAAGTTTATGTGAATGGTTTTTCTACATCGCTTCCAGAAGATGTTCAGTTTAAGGCTTTACGTTCGGTAGTAGGTTTTGAGAATGTGAAATTCTTCAGACCAGGATATGCTATTGAATATGATTATTTTCCACCTACACAGCTTAAACATACTTTGGAAACTAAGTTGGTTGAAGGGTTGTATTTTGCTGGACAAATTAATGGTACTACTGGTTATGAAGAGGCTGCTTCTCAAGGCTTAATGGCTGGTATTAATGCCAGCTTAAAAGTTCAAGAACGGGAGGCTTTTACTTTAAAAAGAGATGAAGCTTATATAGGAGTTTTAATAGATGATTTAATTACGAAGGGTACAGAAGAGCCTTATCGTATGTTTACTTCAAGGGCTGAATATCGTACTTTATTGCGTCAGGATAATGCGGATTTTAGATTAACACCAAAAGGTTTTGAGCTTGGTTTAGCTTCTGAAAAACGTTTAAAACGGATGGAGGAGAAGCATGAGGCAGCCGAAAAGTTTGTTGACTTCTTTGAAAAAACAAGTGTTAAGCCGGAGGTGATTAATCCTATTTTAGAAAGTAAATCCTCGTCGCCTGTAAAGCAATCCGGGAAGTTGTTTAAGGTTTTTGCACGACCAAATATCGAAATGGATGATCTCAGAAAAGTAGATAGTGTTGAGGTTTATATTCAAGAAAACAACTTAGATCGTGAGATTATTGAGCAGGCAGAGATACAAGTGAAGTATGCAGGATATATTGCTAAAGAAAAGAATAATGCCGATAAATTAAGTCGTTTAGAGTATGTTAAAATACCAGCTAATTTTGACTATTCTCAAATCAAATCCATGAGTTTTGAGGCTCGTGAAAAGCTTAAAAAAATACAACCTACAACCGTTTCTCAGGCTTCCAGAATTAGTGGTGTATCTCCAAATGACATCTCTGTATTGCTTGTTTATATGGGTAGATAA
- a CDS encoding ATP-binding protein has translation MLFSDILGQEHIKKHLTQSVDNNRIPHAQLFVGKEGCGTLPMALAYAQYILCSNSGGENNTGNESCNLKFKNFSHPDLHFAFPVTTSDKVKSKPVSSFYLEEWRQLLNEQPYGNLFDWYKLLGVDNKQGQIGVDEAVEIVKSLTLKSYEGGHKVMLIWMAEKMNTACANKLLKLIEEPPKDTVFILIAEDEEQIINTIRSRCQILHFPPLAEEVIKEALIKQYEVEPAQAIKIAHQSNGNYNKACDLIYRDSEDIQFETWFIFWIRSAFKAKGNKAAIHDLISWSEDIAKTGRETQKQFLNFCLDFFRQALLLNYNATDLVFFEPKTDKFKLENFAPFVHGNNIMDISNELQDAIYHIERNGNSKIILTDLSIKLTRLLHTKKA, from the coding sequence ATGTTATTCTCCGATATTTTAGGCCAAGAACACATTAAAAAACACCTTACACAAAGTGTTGATAACAACCGTATTCCGCATGCGCAATTGTTTGTTGGTAAAGAAGGCTGTGGCACCTTACCCATGGCTTTGGCTTATGCCCAATATATTTTGTGTTCAAACTCTGGCGGCGAAAACAATACAGGAAACGAGTCGTGTAACTTAAAGTTTAAAAACTTTTCGCATCCCGATTTGCATTTTGCCTTTCCTGTAACCACTAGCGATAAAGTAAAAAGCAAACCCGTTTCAAGCTTTTATTTGGAAGAATGGCGCCAGCTCTTAAACGAGCAACCCTACGGTAACCTTTTCGATTGGTATAAACTCCTTGGAGTGGATAACAAACAAGGACAAATAGGTGTTGATGAAGCCGTTGAAATTGTAAAATCGCTTACCCTAAAATCTTACGAAGGTGGTCATAAAGTCATGCTTATTTGGATGGCCGAAAAAATGAATACCGCCTGTGCCAATAAACTTTTAAAACTGATTGAAGAACCGCCAAAGGACACGGTTTTTATTCTCATTGCCGAAGATGAAGAGCAGATTATAAACACCATTCGCTCGCGATGTCAAATTTTACATTTCCCACCGTTAGCCGAAGAAGTTATTAAAGAGGCCCTGATCAAACAATATGAGGTAGAGCCCGCTCAGGCCATCAAAATCGCTCACCAATCTAACGGAAACTACAACAAGGCTTGTGACCTTATTTATCGCGATTCGGAGGACATTCAGTTTGAAACTTGGTTTATTTTCTGGATTCGTAGTGCCTTTAAAGCCAAGGGCAACAAAGCTGCTATTCACGATTTAATATCTTGGAGTGAGGATATTGCTAAAACGGGACGTGAAACACAAAAACAATTTTTAAACTTTTGTCTCGATTTTTTCCGTCAGGCTTTACTATTAAATTACAATGCCACCGACTTGGTGTTTTTCGAACCAAAAACCGATAAATTTAAACTTGAAAATTTCGCACCTTTTGTTCACGGAAACAACATTATGGACATTAGCAACGAATTACAAGATGCCATATACCACATAGAACGCAATGGCAATTCGAAAATTATTCTAACCGATTTATCAATAAAACTCACCCGGTTACTACACACCAAAAAGGCCTAA
- the ybeY gene encoding rRNA maturation RNase YbeY — protein sequence MINFNYETEFELASEGTISKWIKDAIALENHKLEEINYIFCTDDYLYDLNVEFLNHDTLTDIISFDYSIGKIIQGDIYISVDRVRDNALEYNVDFDEEMCRVIIHGILHYCGYKDKTDDEAKLMREKENFYLSRLK from the coding sequence ATGATTAATTTTAATTACGAAACTGAATTTGAACTTGCCTCGGAGGGCACTATTTCTAAATGGATAAAGGATGCCATAGCTTTGGAAAACCATAAGCTTGAAGAGATAAATTATATTTTCTGTACCGATGATTATTTGTACGATTTAAATGTGGAGTTTTTAAATCATGATACTCTTACCGATATCATAAGTTTTGATTATTCCATAGGTAAAATTATTCAAGGTGATATTTATATTTCGGTTGATCGTGTGCGTGATAATGCGTTAGAATATAATGTTGATTTTGACGAGGAAATGTGTCGAGTTATCATACATGGTATTTTACATTATTGTGGCTATAAAGATAAAACGGATGATGAAGCAAAATTGATGCGTGAGAAAGAAAATTTCTATTTATCTCGCTTGAAGTAG